In the genome of Sphingobacteriales bacterium, one region contains:
- a CDS encoding M23 family metallopeptidase codes for MSRLYFFVLLVLCYFDSHSQEIVPGFLKSPVPIPVYISGSFSELRNNHFHGGIDIRTDGRIGLPVVAPADGYVSRITIEAGNYGKTVFIEHPSGITTVYAHLDAFSKELTDYVYFHQKAAESYEVDLTPEPGKFPVKQGDTFAYSGNSGASRSPHLHFEVREGKSNWVINPLLYGLDVKDDIPPVITGIRLYPVGENSAIEIEYKGKSSTYTRRYFNPVNVAFYKSGGTYRLSGVKMVKVYGNMGIAIECRDMMNDCGNVLDIYKGELTYKGNTIFAQERQHFSLDDTRYINAHCDYYEKYYHGRNFQRFFLLPNNKISFYTNVENNGLITGRVYDTGNVELRIWDHHLNNVAVEFQVTGTNIKPEEFPVKQMESYLKLFYYDRPNYYSDSGIELFFPENSFYENVNFVMKELPARRFTYSGIYKIHKPEIPLQTAFTLRLKADRLPVKYYSKALVAEVSGESVRAVGGVYTNGWVEAKVKNFGSYAVVVDSVAPVVRTVNFVNGSNLKYAKDLKVSIYDLLSGIKSYKAYIDGEWILMEYDKKKGLLTHRFTTLPDGNEHSFRIIVIDNKDNVKEINLNFKR; via the coding sequence ATGAGTAGATTATATTTTTTTGTCCTTTTAGTTTTATGTTATTTTGACAGCCATTCGCAGGAAATAGTTCCGGGCTTTCTGAAATCTCCTGTACCTATTCCGGTTTATATTTCAGGAAGTTTTAGTGAACTGAGGAATAATCATTTTCATGGCGGGATTGACATCCGGACGGACGGGCGGATTGGTTTGCCGGTGGTGGCTCCTGCAGATGGTTATGTGTCAAGAATCACTATTGAAGCAGGGAATTACGGAAAAACTGTCTTTATCGAACATCCTTCAGGAATCACAACAGTGTATGCCCATCTCGATGCTTTCAGCAAAGAACTGACAGATTATGTTTATTTTCATCAGAAAGCAGCAGAATCCTATGAAGTTGATTTAACACCTGAACCCGGCAAATTTCCTGTAAAACAAGGAGATACATTTGCATATTCCGGAAATTCAGGGGCATCGCGGTCCCCGCATCTTCATTTTGAAGTCAGGGAAGGTAAATCGAACTGGGTGATTAATCCCTTGCTGTATGGTCTTGATGTCAAAGACGATATCCCGCCTGTCATTACCGGCATCAGGCTTTATCCGGTCGGTGAAAACAGTGCCATTGAAATTGAATATAAAGGAAAAAGTTCAACTTATACCAGACGTTATTTTAACCCGGTCAATGTGGCATTTTACAAGAGTGGCGGAACCTACCGCCTTTCCGGAGTAAAAATGGTGAAAGTTTATGGTAATATGGGAATTGCCATTGAATGCCGCGATATGATGAATGATTGCGGAAATGTACTTGATATCTACAAGGGTGAACTGACCTATAAAGGTAATACCATTTTTGCTCAGGAGCGACAACATTTTAGCCTTGATGATACCCGTTATATCAATGCCCATTGCGACTATTATGAAAAATATTACCATGGAAGAAATTTTCAGCGGTTCTTTCTGTTGCCGAACAACAAAATCTCATTTTATACAAATGTCGAAAACAACGGCCTGATTACAGGAAGGGTGTATGATACGGGGAATGTTGAGCTCAGAATTTGGGATCATCACCTTAACAATGTCGCAGTTGAATTTCAGGTAACAGGGACCAATATAAAGCCAGAAGAATTTCCTGTGAAGCAAATGGAGAGTTATCTGAAATTGTTTTATTACGACAGGCCGAATTATTATTCTGACAGCGGGATTGAATTGTTTTTCCCTGAAAATTCCTTTTATGAAAATGTAAACTTTGTTATGAAAGAACTACCCGCCAGGCGTTTCACCTATTCGGGTATCTATAAGATACACAAGCCTGAAATTCCGCTTCAGACAGCCTTTACACTCAGGCTGAAAGCAGACAGATTGCCGGTTAAATATTACTCAAAAGCTTTGGTTGCAGAAGTCAGCGGAGAAAGTGTCAGGGCAGTTGGAGGTGTTTATACCAATGGATGGGTAGAAGCTAAAGTGAAGAATTTCGGCAGTTATGCCGTTGTCGTGGACAGTGTGGCCCCTGTGGTAAGAACAGTTAATTTTGTTAACGGCTCTAACCTGAAATATGCGAAAGACCTGAAGGTAAGCATTTATGACTTATTATCAGGGATAAAAAGCTACAAGGCCTATATTGACGGGGAGTGGATACTGATGGAATATGATAAAAAGAAAGGCCTGCTGACGCACCGTTTCACTACTTTGCCAGACGGAAATGAACATTCTTTCAGGATAATTGTTATTGATAACAAAGATAACGTGAAAGAAATTAATCTGAATTTTAAACGATAA
- a CDS encoding DUF5606 domain-containing protein, whose protein sequence is MTLKDIIAIKGKSDLFRVLSKSPKGIIVETLNETRMKFKVEPNLQVLVLNDITVYPKDSEDIFISQLFLKYYKLHGLNPPVDNNSSGREIVEMFSQLAPNYDEERVYLSDMKKFFKWYKIIANYLPDLLENLAKEEEKPSEEKKDETQPEVPNTQEAEKSDVEPQKEKTPKPKAAPKKTIKKSEDPS, encoded by the coding sequence ATGACATTAAAAGATATAATTGCCATTAAAGGAAAAAGTGATTTGTTCAGAGTACTGTCAAAATCACCCAAGGGAATCATTGTGGAAACCCTGAATGAAACAAGGATGAAGTTCAAAGTGGAGCCGAATCTGCAGGTATTGGTGCTGAATGATATAACCGTATATCCGAAAGATTCGGAAGACATCTTTATTTCACAGTTGTTTCTGAAATATTATAAGCTGCACGGGCTGAATCCACCGGTTGATAATAATTCCTCCGGCCGTGAAATAGTGGAAATGTTCAGCCAGTTAGCCCCGAATTATGATGAAGAAAGGGTTTATCTCTCCGACATGAAGAAATTTTTCAAGTGGTATAAGATTATTGCAAATTACCTGCCCGACCTGCTTGAAAATCTTGCAAAGGAAGAGGAAAAACCGTCAGAAGAAAAGAAAGACGAAACACAACCGGAGGTACCCAACACACAGGAGGCTGAAAAATCAGATGTAGAACCTCAGAAAGAAAAAACACCTAAGCCTAAAGCCGCTCCAAAGAAAACTATTAAAAAATCGGAAGATCCATCTTAA
- the bcp gene encoding thioredoxin-dependent thiol peroxidase, with protein MTHLKTGDKAPYFSAENQDGKIISLSDFTGKKLVLYFYPKDDTPGCTAEACNLRDNYQVLMQKGYAVVGVSVDSVKSHKKFVEKYQLPFDLLADTDKKIVSDYGVWGEKKMYGKTYYGTNRTTFIIDENGIIEEIIEKVDTKNHAQQVLTS; from the coding sequence ATGACACATTTAAAAACGGGAGATAAAGCCCCATATTTTTCAGCTGAAAATCAGGATGGAAAAATCATCAGTTTGTCAGATTTTACAGGGAAGAAGCTTGTCCTTTATTTTTACCCCAAAGACGATACTCCGGGATGTACGGCAGAAGCCTGCAACCTGCGCGACAATTATCAGGTGTTGATGCAAAAAGGTTATGCTGTGGTAGGTGTCAGTGTCGATTCTGTTAAAAGCCATAAAAAATTTGTGGAAAAATATCAGTTGCCTTTTGATTTGCTGGCAGATACCGATAAAAAAATCGTCAGTGATTATGGGGTATGGGGAGAAAAGAAGATGTATGGAAAAACCTATTATGGCACCAACAGAACCACTTTTATCATTGATGAAAACGGAATAATCGAAGAAATCATCGAAAAAGTGGATACCAAAAACCACGCTCAACAGGTTCTGACAAGTTAA
- a CDS encoding fumarylacetoacetate hydrolase family protein — protein MKIICVGRNYVKHIEELKNEVPDQPAIFMKHENALLTGNTFFLPSFSSEIHHEIELVFRFSKKIPAATQVSIEDCFDALTVGIDFTARDIQDKLKEKRLSWELSKAFDQSALVGRFLPVSSFPDFQKIDFHLDINKNTVQKGSSSHMIFSVKDIVIFVSRFITIEKGDLLFTGTPQGVGRVNNGDLLEGYLMNEKLFEVAVNE, from the coding sequence ATGAAGATTATTTGCGTTGGACGCAATTATGTAAAGCACATTGAAGAGCTTAAAAATGAAGTTCCCGACCAGCCTGCAATTTTTATGAAACACGAAAATGCCCTGCTGACAGGAAATACTTTTTTCTTGCCCTCTTTTTCTTCAGAAATACACCATGAAATTGAGCTGGTTTTCCGCTTCTCAAAAAAAATACCTGCAGCAACTCAGGTCAGCATAGAAGATTGTTTTGACGCGCTCACAGTGGGAATTGATTTTACTGCCCGCGATATTCAGGACAAACTGAAAGAAAAAAGGCTCAGCTGGGAACTTAGCAAGGCTTTCGACCAGTCGGCTCTGGTGGGGAGGTTTTTGCCGGTATCATCTTTCCCGGATTTTCAGAAGATTGATTTTCATTTAGATATAAATAAAAACACCGTTCAGAAAGGCTCTTCCTCGCACATGATCTTTAGCGTGAAGGATATTGTCATTTTCGTATCACGTTTTATAACAATCGAAAAAGGAGATTTATTGTTTACAGGTACACCTCAGGGGGTGGGCAGGGTAAACAATGGCGATTTGCTGGAGGGCTACCTGATGAATGAAAAATTATTTGAAGTCGCTGTTAATGAGTAG
- a CDS encoding carboxypeptidase regulatory-like domain-containing protein yields MKKLFFLFIMAILAFTPAEKTNIKGSISLSGSPIKDVDVVLRKVPGNEIVTTVKTDEKGQYVISDFPAGKYELVIKDLAVTAEKNKAEGKISVGGEWLKKSDVHFYNAENVQIAATLTDSRGNFQFEGLPAGHVSVVIQLGDINE; encoded by the coding sequence ATGAAAAAGCTATTCTTTTTATTCATCATGGCCATATTAGCCTTTACTCCGGCAGAAAAGACAAATATTAAAGGGAGTATCAGCCTGTCAGGTTCACCGATTAAAGATGTGGACGTTGTGTTGCGGAAAGTACCGGGCAATGAAATTGTTACTACTGTTAAAACGGATGAAAAAGGCCAGTATGTAATCAGTGATTTCCCGGCCGGAAAATATGAACTGGTCATCAAAGATCTGGCTGTAACAGCTGAGAAAAACAAGGCTGAAGGTAAAATTTCAGTGGGAGGAGAATGGCTGAAAAAATCTGATGTGCATTTCTACAATGCTGAAAATGTGCAGATTGCAGCCACTTTGACTGACAGCAGGGGTAACTTTCAATTTGAAGGGCTTCCTGCAGGCCATGTGTCGGTTGTCATCCAGCTTGGAGATATCAATGAATGA